The Eriocheir sinensis breed Jianghai 21 chromosome 21, ASM2467909v1, whole genome shotgun sequence genome includes a region encoding these proteins:
- the LOC127001672 gene encoding clumping factor A-like isoform X3, translating into MKGYMRWSGHDKPDSGPKGMLEEELESEILEILDSSVDEERKKSHTYGRERLEDSPITEDALCTSQDNLPNVVSPKGANDDALSDALSDAVESSSTEDTLCTSQGNLPNDVLSDTLSDAEESPRQEGVTDSDKSLQSRPRETLNDHPHHDLSADPALPTCDKDETSGSCSSSSSYISLDPLPVAAELSNDVEMEMDPSSVPVDSSEGRALEGVRIGDAVNGGADVVEEDKIPNTDNADDSEEAFNSISADHEAMLSDSTSDEDTDIDTDGEGDALEGEDNDESEDDDAFNQSDVYSDLSDTDDSSDGEMLYGNEAELSDPEYGSRSEEAYDSDTHSDEEDIKEEPPADVEGEAEDWKGEKSDSEAALRSQFTA; encoded by the coding sequence ACCAAAAGGCATGTTGGAGGAAGAGTTGGAAAGCGAGATATTGGAAATTTTGGACTCCAGtgtagatgaagaaagaaagaagtctcACACTTATGGCAGAGAGAGATTAGAAGACTCTCCCATCACTGAAGACGCTCTCTGCACTAGTCAAGACAACCTCCCCAATGTTGTATCACCCAAAGGAGCCAATGATGATGCTCTCAGCGATGCTTTGTCTGACGCAGTAGAGTCCTCCTCCACTGAAGACACTCTCTGCACCAGCCAGGGCAACCTCCCCAATGATGTTCTCAGTGATACTTTGTCTGACGCAGAAGAATCCCCGAGGCAGGAAGGTGTGACTGATAGTGACAAGAGCCTCCAGTCAAGACCAAGGGAGACACTGAATGATCATCCTCATCATGACCTCTCTGCTGACCCTGCTCTGCCAACCTGTGACAAAGATGAGACCTCTGGTAGTTGTAGCAGCTCTTCATCATATATCAGCCTTGACCCTCTCCCTGTTGCTGCTGAACTGTCTAATGATGTTGAGATGGAAAtggacccatcttctgtacccgTGGATTCAAGTGAAGGCAGGGCATTGGAGGGTGTTAGGATAGGTGATGCTGTGAATGGTGGTGCTGATGTGGTTGAAGAGGATAAGATACCTAACACAGACAATGCTGATGACTCAGAAGAGGCATTTAACTCCATCTCAGCTGACCATGAAGCAATGCTGTCTGATTCCACCAGCGACGAAGACACGGATATAGATACTGACGGCGAAGGAGATGCTCTGGAGggtgaagataatgatgagagTGAGGATGACGATGCATTTAACCAATCAGACGTTTACTCAGACTTATCAGACACAGACGACAGCAGTGATGGTGAAATGCTGTATGGGAACGAGGCAGAACTCAGCGATCCGGAGTATGGAAGCAGAAGTGAGGAGGCGTATGACTCTGACACGCACTCAGATGAGGAAGACATAAAGGAAGAACCACCTGCTGATGTTGAAGGGGAAGCTGAAgattggaaaggagaaaaaagtgactCAGAGGCTGCCCTTCGGAGTCAGTTTACTGCTTGA